A part of Bacteroidota bacterium genomic DNA contains:
- a CDS encoding type II secretion system protein, with amino-acid sequence MKKLKQIRTKKLKGFTLAELMVVLAIIGILVLLSLPVLMPLISKTKAMEAQLQLKHLLQLQKSHFFVHSKYSNNLEEIGFEQAKLVTQNGHANYKIEIVSAGNNAFKALATSVTDFDQDGVFNVWEIDSQENLKEVTKD; translated from the coding sequence ATGAAAAAACTCAAACAAATAAGAACTAAAAAATTAAAGGGCTTTACACTCGCCGAATTAATGGTTGTATTGGCAATTATTGGTATTCTGGTTTTATTGTCGCTGCCGGTACTCATGCCGCTTATTTCCAAAACAAAAGCCATGGAAGCGCAGTTACAATTAAAGCATTTGTTGCAATTACAGAAGAGTCACTTTTTTGTGCATTCAAAATACAGCAATAATTTGGAGGAAATTGGTTTTGAGCAGGCCAAATTGGTAACCCAAAACGGACACGCCAATTACAAAATTGAAATTGTAAGCGCGGGAAACAATGCGTTTAAAGCGCTTGCCACATCGGTTACCGATTTCGATCAGGATGGTGTTTTTAATGTATGGGAAATCGACTCGCAGGAGAATTTAAAGGAAGTCACCAAAGATTAA
- a CDS encoding type II secretion system F family protein encodes MQTIDISKYKNTKTVTAAAKGDENSFSIQKLLQTEIKFLSKKFGDKQKEWFYAELGLLLSAGVDIITAFEILQNELKEEKHKAILVTIKNRIISGEPVSYAFRQFDELFSNYETESIRIGEETGKLSEVLIELGKYYADAIKLRRQIIGTLTYPIVVISLSVAIVYFMLTFVVPMFSDIFKQTGGQLPAITQLLIKISNKSGLIFYSLAAFIFSFWLLHRFNAKKEWYRKAASAFILRLPLVGALVSKIYLARFCQSMRLLLSSRVLLMDALNLVKGMIAYYPIEAALEQVSKDILSGKQLHESLSAHKIFPQKLIGLIKVSEEVNAPEQIFLKLSTQYSDEIEHQQAVMGKVIEPFFIIVLGFIIGFILVAMYLPLFQLSNGF; translated from the coding sequence ATGCAAACCATCGATATCTCAAAATATAAAAACACTAAAACGGTAACGGCTGCTGCTAAGGGCGATGAAAATTCGTTTAGCATTCAGAAGCTATTACAAACCGAGATAAAATTCCTGAGTAAAAAGTTTGGCGATAAACAGAAGGAGTGGTTTTATGCGGAGCTGGGACTTTTACTGTCGGCGGGCGTTGATATTATTACCGCGTTTGAAATTCTTCAGAATGAATTAAAGGAAGAAAAGCATAAAGCCATCTTAGTAACAATAAAAAACAGAATTATTTCGGGTGAGCCTGTCAGTTATGCTTTCAGACAATTTGATGAATTGTTCAGTAACTACGAAACGGAGAGTATAAGAATTGGGGAGGAAACAGGAAAACTTTCTGAAGTGTTGATTGAGCTGGGTAAATACTACGCGGATGCCATCAAATTAAGACGCCAAATTATAGGTACGCTTACGTATCCGATTGTGGTTATCAGTTTGTCGGTGGCCATTGTATATTTTATGTTAACATTTGTGGTGCCAATGTTCAGCGACATATTTAAACAAACGGGCGGACAATTGCCTGCCATTACGCAGCTATTAATAAAAATCAGTAATAAATCCGGTTTAATATTTTATTCATTGGCAGCTTTCATTTTTTCATTTTGGTTACTGCACCGGTTTAATGCTAAAAAAGAATGGTACCGTAAAGCGGCCTCCGCCTTCATATTGCGTTTGCCATTGGTGGGCGCGTTAGTCAGTAAAATATATTTAGCCAGATTTTGTCAGTCGATGCGTTTATTATTGAGTTCGCGTGTACTTCTGATGGACGCTTTAAATTTGGTAAAGGGTATGATTGCTTATTATCCGATTGAAGCGGCCTTAGAGCAGGTGAGTAAAGATATTTTAAGCGGGAAACAATTACATGAGAGTTTATCGGCACATAAAATATTTCCGCAAAAACTCATTGGTTTAATTAAAGTTTCGGAGGAGGTAAATGCGCCGGAACAAATATTTTTAAAGTTAAGTACACAGTACAGCGATGAAATAGAGCATCAGCAAGCGGTCATGGGAAAAGTGATTGAGCCCTTTTTTATTATTGTGCTTGGCTTTATCATTGGCTTCATTTTAGTGGCCATGTACTTACCATTATTTCAACTAAGCAACGGATTTTAA
- a CDS encoding response regulator transcription factor — MTPIKFKKTIALVDDHFLFRKGIKALLQEYKHIDVLFEAENGKELIEKLKVRQPDVILLDIEMPEMNGMEATEIVREKYPHVKIIILTSYYEQELAFKLMEKGVNAFLSKNTKTEEIIKAINSVISEGYYFDYEVSVALAKGLSVTRKIIPDKNAPKLSKRELEVVKLICNQHTNREIATIMCLSPRTIDTYRESIFQKTGAKNSVGVALFAFTHRLI, encoded by the coding sequence ATGACCCCCATCAAATTCAAAAAAACAATTGCACTCGTTGATGATCATTTCCTATTTCGTAAAGGCATTAAAGCGTTGCTTCAGGAATACAAACATATTGATGTTTTATTTGAAGCCGAAAACGGTAAAGAATTGATTGAAAAATTGAAAGTACGTCAGCCGGATGTTATACTTCTGGATATTGAAATGCCGGAAATGAACGGCATGGAAGCAACAGAAATCGTACGGGAAAAATATCCTCACGTAAAAATCATCATTCTAACTTCCTATTACGAACAGGAACTCGCCTTTAAACTCATGGAAAAAGGGGTCAATGCTTTTCTCTCCAAAAACACCAAAACAGAAGAAATCATCAAGGCCATTAATTCCGTTATTTCGGAAGGTTATTATTTCGATTATGAAGTTTCAGTAGCGCTCGCAAAGGGATTATCCGTTACACGAAAAATAATCCCTGATAAAAACGCACCAAAACTTTCTAAACGCGAACTGGAAGTGGTAAAATTAATCTGTAACCAACATACCAATCGCGAAATTGCAACCATCATGTGTTTGAGTCCGCGCACTATCGATACCTACCGCGAAAGCATCTTTCAAAAAACAGGGGCTAAAAACAGCGTTGGCGTGGCTTTGTTTGCTTTTACACACCGACTTATTTAA
- a CDS encoding response regulator transcription factor, translated as MFRVAIRNHLMDYNIEIIGEASNGLELLALLKSHQVDVVLMDIEMDGLDGSKTLDILVKEYPLQKVVMLSQYDDSLLIQNFLSRGAAAFVNKSESIDRLVETIKAVMYSDQTIEYSGDISFTRREMELIPYLCEGLTNEEIAEKLNIVPKTVEAHRYRLFSKLGAKKLCDFLKTAFQKGFQFIK; from the coding sequence ATGTTCAGAGTGGCGATCCGAAATCATCTTATGGATTATAATATTGAAATCATTGGAGAAGCTTCCAACGGTTTAGAGCTTTTGGCACTTTTGAAATCGCATCAGGTTGATGTAGTTTTAATGGATATAGAAATGGATGGTTTAGACGGAAGCAAAACTCTTGATATTCTTGTTAAAGAGTATCCGTTACAAAAAGTAGTCATGTTAAGTCAGTATGATGATTCATTATTAATACAAAATTTTCTTAGTAGGGGAGCTGCTGCGTTTGTGAATAAATCAGAATCAATAGATAGGCTTGTTGAAACAATCAAAGCTGTTATGTATTCAGATCAAACCATAGAGTACAGTGGTGACATTAGTTTCACACGACGTGAGATGGAGTTAATACCGTATTTATGTGAGGGCTTAACCAATGAGGAAATTGCTGAAAAATTAAACATTGTTCCTAAAACAGTAGAAGCACACCGTTATCGTCTCTTCAGCAAGCTTGGCGCGAAAAAGCTTTGTGATTTTCTGAAAACGGCTTTTCAAAAGGGATTTCAGTTTATTAAATGA
- a CDS encoding T9SS type A sorting domain-containing protein, whose product MKKLFFSFALTSNLFAFGSDDFGKFSTQSGYIENKGQIRNQFYEPNSDVKFILPMNGMNLLLKSKGFSYDSYKITNLDSFEKWEDLIDPIKKENRKINCTFHRIDVDFINCNSNSIILTEGKSNDYLNYYADFLPEAGATNVHTYNKVIYKNIYNNIDIEFVLSNKTRTAEYNFILHPGARLQDIQLQYKGAHSIELKNGEIKLKVNHGYIKENIPLSFWSKTGKKVNIKYQIKESNGYTIVGFNGLSETISQTLIIDPTPNLDWASYFGEGMGDEVRASTIDKNNFIYYSGITGSSKYIATSGAYQTTFSPGYNCGFITKFTTAGVRQWGTYYLCSGSSVTLNSISLDRSGNIITAGHTGCTGTVSTTGAYQTSLAGSKDILLVKLNNSGQRLWATYYGGVELNFEEELGFACNDTLGNIYLTGITSSTANITTLGSFQPNYYSSASFIGTDGFLAKFDSMGNRQWATYLGGEGYEYIHGICIGPDQHPIIGGYTGSQDSIATPGTMQNNFISGAYDGFIMKFTPSGMRQWGTYYGGDGSDYIYGINCDRFGNIGVCGNTTSGVNIATTNAYQLNYGYNFIGRLNKNGIRYWGTYQGPAITFLPSSALTLAFDSIGNLYCGGGTAFANNIATPGAYQTTIDGNGDAFILRFDSSGTKVFGTLFGGDESDDIQTLSVTQPNEIYFGGRTRSITKIATPGCHQPNYDNYSLQLIVGMFGKFSNTGAIGINEFTKANDNNELVVYPNPNSGEFTLLAKEDLQITIINELGVIVHKENYHTQKPQLKLNLPAGVYFINAIKKDGRTLNKKVMMIE is encoded by the coding sequence ATGAAAAAACTATTCTTTTCTTTTGCTTTAACATCAAACCTATTCGCATTTGGTAGTGATGATTTCGGGAAATTTTCTACTCAATCAGGATACATAGAGAATAAAGGACAAATTCGAAATCAATTCTACGAACCTAATTCGGATGTTAAATTTATTCTACCCATGAATGGAATGAATCTTCTGTTAAAAAGCAAAGGGTTTAGTTACGATAGTTATAAAATCACAAACTTAGATTCATTTGAAAAATGGGAAGATTTAATCGACCCTATTAAAAAAGAGAACAGGAAAATCAACTGCACTTTTCACCGAATCGATGTTGATTTTATTAATTGCAATAGTAACAGTATTATACTTACTGAAGGAAAAAGCAACGATTACCTAAATTATTATGCCGATTTTCTTCCGGAAGCCGGTGCAACAAATGTCCACACATACAACAAAGTAATCTATAAAAACATTTATAATAATATTGATATTGAATTTGTATTAAGTAATAAAACCCGTACTGCTGAGTATAATTTTATTCTTCACCCTGGTGCGCGACTTCAAGATATTCAACTGCAATACAAGGGTGCGCATTCGATAGAGTTAAAAAACGGAGAAATTAAACTAAAAGTCAATCATGGATACATTAAAGAGAATATTCCTTTAAGTTTTTGGAGTAAAACAGGGAAAAAAGTAAATATCAAATATCAGATAAAAGAATCTAATGGCTATACAATTGTTGGATTTAACGGATTAAGTGAAACTATTTCACAAACGCTTATTATCGACCCTACGCCTAATTTGGATTGGGCCAGTTACTTTGGCGAAGGAATGGGAGATGAAGTTCGCGCCTCTACAATAGATAAAAACAATTTTATTTATTATTCCGGCATTACGGGTTCTTCAAAATACATTGCTACTTCAGGTGCATATCAAACTACTTTTTCACCGGGTTATAATTGCGGGTTTATTACCAAATTCACTACCGCAGGTGTTAGACAATGGGGGACTTATTATCTATGCAGTGGCAGTTCAGTAACTTTAAATAGCATCAGCTTAGACAGATCAGGCAATATTATTACAGCAGGTCACACAGGATGCACAGGCACTGTTTCAACCACCGGCGCCTATCAAACAAGCTTAGCCGGAAGTAAGGATATACTTTTAGTAAAATTAAACAACTCCGGGCAACGTTTATGGGCTACTTATTATGGCGGAGTTGAATTAAATTTTGAAGAGGAACTAGGCTTTGCATGTAATGACACTTTAGGTAACATTTATTTGACAGGCATCACAAGCTCAACGGCAAATATCACCACGCTTGGTTCATTTCAACCCAATTATTACTCAAGTGCTTCTTTCATTGGTACTGATGGATTTTTAGCCAAGTTTGATAGCATGGGAAATAGACAATGGGCAACTTATTTGGGAGGCGAAGGCTATGAATACATTCACGGTATTTGTATCGGCCCGGACCAACATCCTATTATTGGTGGTTATACCGGCTCACAAGATAGCATCGCAACACCAGGCACCATGCAAAACAATTTTATTAGCGGAGCATATGATGGATTCATTATGAAATTCACTCCCTCAGGAATGAGACAATGGGGCACTTATTATGGAGGCGATGGCAGCGATTATATATATGGAATAAATTGTGACCGCTTTGGCAACATTGGCGTGTGCGGTAATACAACCTCAGGCGTTAATATTGCAACGACTAATGCTTATCAATTAAATTATGGCTATAATTTTATTGGCAGATTAAACAAAAACGGCATTCGTTATTGGGGAACATACCAAGGACCTGCAATCACTTTCTTACCATCCTCAGCCTTAACTCTCGCTTTTGATTCAATTGGAAATTTATATTGTGGAGGTGGCACCGCTTTCGCAAACAATATTGCGACTCCGGGGGCCTACCAAACCACTATTGATGGCAACGGTGACGCCTTCATTCTTCGGTTCGATAGTTCTGGAACTAAAGTTTTTGGTACTTTATTTGGTGGAGATGAAAGTGACGATATACAAACATTAAGTGTTACTCAACCTAACGAAATTTATTTTGGTGGCCGTACCCGTTCAATAACAAAAATTGCAACACCGGGATGTCATCAGCCAAATTACGACAATTATTCCTTACAATTAATTGTGGGTATGTTTGGTAAATTCTCCAACACCGGTGCTATTGGGATAAACGAATTTACTAAAGCTAATGACAACAACGAATTAGTAGTTTACCCTAACCCCAACTCCGGTGAGTTTACACTTTTAGCAAAAGAAGATTTACAGATAACCATTATAAATGAACTTGGCGTTATTGTACACAAAGAAAATTACCACACGCAAAAACCTCAACTAAAACTTAATTTACCTGCCGGTGTTTATTTTATTAATGCCATTAAAAAAGATGGGCGTACTTTAAATAAAAAGGTGATGATGATAGAATAA